The Leucobacter viscericola genome includes a window with the following:
- a CDS encoding DUF917 domain-containing protein, giving the protein MSWTLTAHDLPDLARGATLLGTGGGGDPYIGQMLVQQVLGDGEITILDPEEIADELFVIPTAQMGAPTVMVEKIPAGTEPLLALRTLEAHLGRTAEATMPIECGGINSMIPLIVAAESGLPVVDADGMGRAFPELSMETFAVYGVQGSPLALAGERGEKVIIDTGADNRQMESFARAVTIRLGGVGHIAEYAMTGADVRRTAVPRTLSMALNLGRAIRLAREQHRSPFTAIADTLAQTLYSHVRELHVGKVVDVERRTTEGFARGKATISNLDDTGVPVEINFQNENLVARRGDELLAIVPDLICIVDHETAEPITTEGLRYGQRVRVLGISTPDLMRSEAALETFGPQAFGLSDSFVPVEQLSGP; this is encoded by the coding sequence ATGAGTTGGACGCTCACCGCACACGACCTACCCGACCTGGCTCGCGGAGCAACGCTCCTCGGCACGGGTGGCGGTGGCGACCCCTACATCGGCCAGATGCTTGTTCAGCAGGTGCTCGGCGATGGTGAGATCACCATTCTCGACCCTGAGGAGATCGCGGACGAACTCTTTGTGATCCCCACCGCACAAATGGGCGCACCGACCGTGATGGTCGAAAAAATCCCCGCCGGCACAGAACCGCTCTTGGCGCTGCGCACGCTCGAAGCACACCTCGGGCGAACGGCGGAGGCGACCATGCCGATCGAGTGCGGCGGCATCAACTCGATGATCCCCCTCATCGTTGCCGCGGAGTCGGGCCTGCCCGTGGTCGATGCAGACGGCATGGGACGAGCGTTCCCTGAGCTCTCCATGGAAACGTTTGCCGTGTATGGTGTGCAGGGTTCACCCCTCGCACTCGCCGGTGAGCGCGGTGAAAAGGTCATCATTGACACGGGTGCCGATAATCGCCAGATGGAGTCCTTTGCACGCGCCGTCACCATCAGGCTTGGTGGCGTAGGCCACATTGCCGAGTACGCAATGACCGGGGCGGACGTGCGGCGCACCGCGGTGCCCCGCACGCTCTCAATGGCGCTCAATCTCGGCCGGGCAATCCGCCTTGCACGGGAACAGCATCGTTCGCCCTTTACCGCCATCGCAGACACCCTTGCCCAGACGCTCTACTCCCACGTGCGTGAGTTGCACGTGGGCAAGGTGGTCGACGTAGAGCGTCGCACAACGGAGGGATTTGCCCGGGGCAAAGCCACGATCAGCAATCTTGATGACACGGGAGTGCCGGTCGAGATTAACTTTCAGAACGAAAACCTTGTCGCTCGCCGCGGCGACGAGCTGTTGGCGATCGTGCCTGACCTTATCTGTATCGTCGATCACGAAACAGCCGAGCCCATCACCACCGAGGGTCTGCGCTACGGGCAGCGGGTTCGTGTCTTGGGTATTTCCACTCCAGACCTGATGCGCTCAGAGGCCGCACTTGAGACGTTTGGCCCGCAGGCGTTTGGTCTGAGTGATTCGTTCGTTCCTGTCGAGCAGCTCAGCGGCCCGTAA
- a CDS encoding DUF917 domain-containing protein, whose amino-acid sequence MSRIISVEDIDDLARGSAVLGTGGGGDPYIGGLLAKEALRRYGNVTVVSLDELPDDAVVACVSMLGAPTVMVEKLPSLDEIMRPVKELSEHYGRPITHIMCIEVGGVNSTIPVAAAAALNLPLIDGDGMGRAFPELQMVLPTLYGVSASPLSYADEKGNVGVLRTVDNAWGERIIRVAAVEMGCSIMLSGFHMTGATAKKALVKDSLSTCTNIGRTIVEARADKQDAVARVAEMLGGRVLFGGKVVDVERSTSAGFARGRATITEGANSLTVSFQNEHLIAELDGSVLATTPDLIMVLDHESGEPITTERLHYGQRVRVIAAPADERWHSPEAIEMVGPRYFGYDLEPHRFDGQVRPGRSISEVRIAS is encoded by the coding sequence ATGAGCCGCATCATTTCAGTTGAAGACATCGACGACCTTGCGAGGGGCTCCGCCGTACTTGGGACCGGTGGCGGTGGCGATCCCTACATCGGCGGCCTCCTGGCAAAGGAAGCACTTCGTCGGTACGGCAATGTGACCGTGGTGTCGCTTGACGAACTCCCCGATGACGCGGTTGTGGCGTGTGTTTCGATGCTCGGCGCGCCGACCGTCATGGTCGAAAAGCTGCCGAGCCTTGACGAGATCATGCGGCCGGTCAAGGAGCTCAGCGAGCACTACGGTCGGCCCATCACCCACATCATGTGCATCGAGGTTGGCGGGGTGAACTCGACCATTCCGGTTGCGGCCGCGGCGGCCCTCAACCTGCCGCTGATCGATGGTGACGGCATGGGCAGAGCGTTTCCAGAACTTCAGATGGTCTTGCCCACACTCTACGGAGTCTCCGCCTCACCGCTCTCCTACGCAGACGAGAAGGGCAACGTTGGTGTGCTCCGAACCGTTGACAACGCGTGGGGCGAACGCATCATTCGTGTTGCGGCCGTCGAAATGGGCTGCTCGATCATGCTCTCCGGGTTCCACATGACTGGCGCCACCGCAAAGAAGGCTCTCGTCAAAGATTCCCTCTCAACCTGCACAAACATCGGTCGCACCATTGTTGAGGCGCGCGCCGACAAGCAAGATGCCGTCGCGCGCGTAGCCGAGATGCTCGGAGGTCGTGTGCTCTTTGGCGGCAAGGTTGTCGATGTGGAGCGCTCAACGAGTGCCGGGTTCGCCCGCGGCCGGGCAACGATTACCGAGGGTGCCAACTCGCTCACGGTGTCCTTTCAAAACGAACACCTCATCGCAGAGCTCGACGGCAGTGTGCTTGCCACAACTCCCGACCTCATCATGGTGCTCGACCACGAAAGCGGCGAACCGATCACTACTGAGCGCCTGCACTACGGCCAGCGCGTTCGTGTCATTGCGGCTCCGGCAGACGAACGCTGGCACTCACCGGAGGCGATCGAAATGGTGGGGCCACGCTACTTTGGCTACGATCTCGAGCCGCATCGCTTCGACGGGCAGGTTCGCCCGGGGCGTTCGATCAGCGAAGTCAGGATCGCTTCATGA